A part of Cystobacter ferrugineus genomic DNA contains:
- a CDS encoding YceD family protein yields MRVKIEEIRDEGLKLNERMSLEQLGTALEGSGFRATEPLAVSANLRKVSGGVLLQGQFTSRVAAACKRCLADAVLELPASFTINLVPESLARGEDVLDEDELEEKDRGQGESGGSFSLEDTDEELFDGKVIDLEPIVREQVLLALPMNAVCREDCKGLCGQCGQNLNEKQCDCQEKYVDPRFAALKNIKLQS; encoded by the coding sequence ATGCGCGTAAAGATTGAAGAGATTCGAGACGAAGGGCTCAAGTTGAACGAGCGGATGAGCCTGGAGCAGCTCGGCACCGCGCTCGAGGGCTCTGGTTTCCGTGCCACCGAGCCCCTGGCGGTCTCGGCCAACCTGCGCAAGGTGAGCGGGGGCGTGTTGTTGCAGGGCCAGTTCACCTCGCGCGTGGCGGCGGCGTGCAAGCGCTGCCTGGCCGACGCGGTGTTGGAGCTGCCCGCTTCCTTCACGATCAACCTGGTGCCCGAGTCCCTGGCCCGGGGCGAGGACGTCCTGGACGAGGATGAGCTGGAGGAGAAGGACCGGGGCCAGGGGGAGAGCGGTGGCTCGTTCTCCCTGGAGGACACCGACGAGGAGTTGTTCGACGGCAAGGTGATCGATCTGGAGCCCATCGTGCGCGAGCAGGTGCTGCTGGCGCTGCCGATGAACGCCGTGTGCCGCGAGGACTGCAAGGGCCTGTGCGGGCAGTGCGGCCAGAACCTCAACGAGAAGCAGTGCGACTGCCAGGAGAAGTACGTGGATCCTCGCTTCGCGGCGCTCAAGAACATCAAGCTCCAGAGCTGA